A single window of Lynx canadensis isolate LIC74 chromosome C2, mLynCan4.pri.v2, whole genome shotgun sequence DNA harbors:
- the LOC115522950 gene encoding keratin-associated protein 21-1-like → MCCNYYRNSCGYGCGYGCGYGSGCGCGYGCGYGCGYGSGCGCGYGCGYGCGYGSGCGCGYGCGYGCGYGSGCGCGYGCGYGCGYGSGCGCGYGSRYGCGYGSGCCTCRPFCYRKCCSSCS, encoded by the exons ATGTGTTGCAACTACTATAGAAACTC ctgtggctatGGCTGTGGATATGGTTGTGGATATGGctctggctgtggctgtggctatGGCTGTGGATATGGTTGTGGATATGGctctggctgtggctgtggctatGGCTGTGGATATGGTTGTGGATATGGctctggctgtggctgtggctatGGCTGTGGATATGGTTGTGGATATGGctctggctgtggctgtggctatGGCTGTGGATATGGTTGTGGATATGGctctggctgtggctgtggctatGGTTCCAGATATGGCTGTGGCTATGGAAGTGGCTGCTGTACCTGCCGACCATTTTGCTACAGAAAATGCTGTTCTTCTTGCTCCTAG
- the LOC115522951 gene encoding keratin-associated protein 21-1-like: MCCNYGNSCGYGCGYGYGCGCGPYYGCGYGTGYGCGYGTGCGCGYGSRYGCGSGCGNGSCCGYGPRYGCGCGYGSGCCAYRPFFYRRCYSSCC, translated from the coding sequence ATGTGTTGCAACTACGGCAACTCCTGTGGTTATGGCTGCGGATATGGCTATGGCTGTGGATGTGGCCCCTATTATGGCTGTGGTTATGGAACAGGCTATGGCTGTGGCTATGGTACTGGATGTGGCTGTGGATATGGCTCACGGTATGGCTGTGGCTCTGGCTGTGGAAATGGCTCCTGCTGTGGCTATGGCCCCAGATATGGCTGTGGTTGTGGCTATGGCTCCGGCTGCTGTGCCTACCGGCCATTTTTCTATAGAAGATGTTATTCTTCTTGCTGCTAG